A stretch of DNA from Leucobacter luti:
TTCGGACATGTTGCACATCCTTTCCGCGGCCGCAGCGCCGCGTAGTTCCAGAGTACGCTTCCCCCAGCCGATCGGCGAGAGCGTGAGACGGGGCCCGAGTTCGCGCCGAGCCCCGGCTCACGCACACGTGCTAATTCGCCGTGAGCCGCAGCACGATCCGGCCATCGATCTTGCCTGCGCGCATCTCATCGAGCACCGCGTTGACATCTTCCAGCGGACGTTCGGCGACTGTGGGGTGGATCAGGCCGCGCGCGTAGAAGTCGAGCGCCTCGATCATGTCTTGGCGGGTGCCGACGATTGAGCCGCGGATCGTGAGCCCTTTGAGCACGATGTCGAAGATCGGCGCAGGGAAATCCCCTGGGGGAAGACCGTTGAAGACAATGGTGCCGCCGCGCCGGGTCATCCCGATCGCCTGCCCAAACGCTGCAGGGTGCACCGCGGTGACGAGCACGCCGTGGCTGCCACCCGTTGCCTCCTGAATTGCGGCAACCGGATCCGTCTCGCGTGCATTCACGACGACTTCGGCGCCGTGTTTCGTGGCCAACGCGAGCTTGTCGTCCGCGATGTCCACCGCCGCGACCCGCATCCCCATCGCCACGGCGTACTGCACTGCAATGTGGCCCAGCCCTCCAATTCCGGAGATCACCACCCACTGGCCCGGAATCACCCCGGTCTGCTTCAAGCCCTTGTAGACCGTCACGCCAGCGCAGAGCACCGGAGCCACTTCGACTGGATCCGAGCCAGCTGGCAGCACCGCTGCGTACTCAGCGGCTACGAGCATGTACTCCGCGAAGGAACCGTCCACCGAGTACCCGCCGTTCTGCTGACGTTCGCAGAGCGTCTCCCAGCCTGTCCGGCAGTACTCACAGTTTCCGCAGGCTGACCACAGCCACGCATTCCCCACCAGGTCACCCACAGCGATGTTCGTGACTCCCTCGCCTACCGCTTCGACCACGCCAACGCCCTCGTGGCCCGGGATGAACGGCGGGTTCGGCTTCACCGGCCAGTCACCCTCGACTGCGTGCAAATCGGTGTGGCACACGCCCGTGGTCAATACACGCACGAGCGCCTGTCCCGGGCCGGGGCTCGGGACGGAGTGCGTTGCAACGTCAAGCGGCTGGCCGAACGCGGGTACGGAAGCCGCGCGCATAGTGTCAGTAGTCATCGTGGGAGTGCCTTTCAGTCGTGGGTGAAGTGCCGGTGCGGCGCGGTTTAGAAGAAGCCATCGGCCGACTCCCGATAGCTCACCAGCAGGTTCTTCGTCTGCTGGTAATGGTCGAGCATCATCAGGTGGTTTTCACGCCCAATACCGCTCGACTTGTAGCCACCGAAGGCGGCATGCGCCGGGTAAGCGTGGTAGTTGTTCACCCAGACACGGCCCGCCTGAATCGCACGACCGGCTCGGTATGCCGTGTTTCCACTGCGACTCCAGACCCCGGCGCCCAACCCGTAGAGCGTGTCATTTGCGATCCTGATCGCATCGTCGAAGTCCGTGAACGTCGTCGTGGACACGACCGGACCGAAGATCTCCTCTTGAAAAATGCGCATCGAGTTGTCGCCGCGGAAGATCGTCGGCTGGATGTAGAAGCCCCCGGCAAATTCGCCGCCGAGATCCGCTACGTCACCCCCGGTGAGCACCTGCGCGCCCTCCTGTCTGCCGATATCGAGGTAGGACTTGATCTTTTCGAACTGGTCGTTGGAGGCCTGAGCACCCATCATCGTGTCGGTGTCGAGTGGGTTGCCGCGGGTAATGCGCTCCGTACGCTCGACGACAGCATCAAGGAAATCGCCAGCGATCGATTCTTGAATGAGGGCGCGCGACGGGCAGGTACAGACCTCACCCTGGTTGAGGGCGAACATCGTGAAGCCCTCTTTCGCCTTGTCGAGGTAGCCGTCGTCCTGTGCCATGACGTCCTCAAAGAACAGGTTGGGGCTTTTTCCTCCGAGCTCGAGTGTGACCGGGATGATGTTCTCCGAGGCATACTGCATGATCAGGCGCCCCGTGGTCGTTTCACCGGTGAAGGCGATCTTGCGGATCCGCGGGTTCGATGCGAGCGGTTTCCCAGCTTCTGCACCAAACCCATTGACGATGTTGACAACGCCAGCTGGCAGCAGATCACCAATCAACTCAAAGAGGACCAGGATGGAGGCGGGAGTTTGCTCAGCGGGCTTGAGCACGACCGCGTTTCCGGCCGCGAGCGCGGGCGCCAGCTTCCACGTCGCCATGAGGATCGGAAAGTTCCACGGGATGATCTGCCCGACGACGCCGAGCGGCTCGTGGAAGTGGTAGGCGACCATATCCTCGTTGATCTGAGAGAGGCCGCCCTCCTGCGCGCGAATCGCTCCCGCGAAGTAGCGAAAGTGGTCGATTGCGAGGGGAATATCGGCGTTCAGCGTTTCGCGGACCGCCTTGCCGTTGTCCCACGACTCGGCGACGGCGATCATCTCGAGGTTCTGCTCCATGCGATCGGCGATCTTGTTCAGCACGATTGCGCGTTCAGCTGGGCTCGTGCTGCCCCACGCGGGGGCGGCAGCGTGTGCGGCGTCGAGCGCGGCCTCGATATCACCGGAGGTGCCGCGAGCGATCTCGCAGAACGCCTTGCCCGTGACGGGAGTGACGTTTTCAAAGTACTGGCCGGAGACAGGAGGAACCCAGTCTCCCCCGATGTAGTGCTCGTAGCGGCTCTTGAAAGTCACGAGCGAATCGGGCTGGCCCGGGGCTGCGTATACGGTCATGGCACGTCTCCTTTGACGTCGGTGTCGGCTGTCGGGGTGATCCCCGATGTGCCCGACGCTAACGCGCCAACCGTTGCATCTCCGTTGCATCGCTGTTTCCGAGCTGTGTCGCGGCGCGGTCGTTGCAGCAGCGCTACACGATGGAGGCGCTCAGTGCTTCGAGCCGAGCGACCACACGCGCGCGTTTCGGTGATTGCGGCGGCAGCACCTGCAGCAGGGTCTCCCACACGTGTGCGTCGTTTGGGGCCCAGTGTTGCGCATAGTCATACAGCGCATCGGGATTCGCGTACTCGAGCATCGCTTCCCGCAGCGTTGCATCGACGTCAGCGCGCAGGGATTCCACGAGCGGCGCAGTGGATCCCGGCAGGACCGGCCCCGAGTAGGCCGCGAGGACAAGCTGATTCGATCCGCTTCCGAGCGCGTCAAGCGTGTCCGTCGCGTCAACACGCAGCGGCCTCTCGAGCCGGTACGGGCGAGAGCCCAGTTTCAGCGGCACATGCTCGGACGTCAGCCACCGCCGCAGGCGCACGAGTTCGGCGCGCAGCGTCTGCTCAGAGCTGCGCCGCCCATACACCTGCTCGGCTAGGGCGGCCGCGGCCCACCCTTGAGGTGACGCAGCGAGGCACAGCAGGATCTCGGCGTGGCGGCCGGTGAGGGAGGCCACGCCATCAGCCCACTCCAGCAAGGCGGGATCTCGGCCAAGCACGAGCAGCCGCGGCACGAAGCGGTCGGGCTGCGCGTGCGCTCCCGAGGCGTCGCGCCGGCGCGATGCCCGAACCGGGACGTGAATCTGGTCCCTGTGCGGCTCCCGCTGCTGGTCCAAGCCCGAGTCAGAGCTCGGGCCCTGATCGTGGATATGAAGCCGGCTCAGCTCATCGAGTGCGAGTGGCCCCGCGCTGGGGTCACGATTCACGCAAGATTCGGTGTCAGAGACTGCGCCCGCACCCTCGCCCTCGCCCGCGCCCTCGCCCGCGTCCTCGCCCGCGCCCGCATCTCCCACCGGTCGCGGCCGGTCGAGCAGTGCGCGCAGGGACGCGAGCTGCAACTCCGCCTCAATTGCGGCAAGTGTGGCTTGGAGGAGCGGGAGCAGGTGTGGCGACGCGGCATTGTCGCCCCCGGTCACATCAACGACACCGATGATCGCCCCGGTTCGCGGGTCATGGACCGGGGCCGCAGTACAGCTCCACTCATGCGCAGCACGGTTAAAGTGCTCGGCCCCGAGCACCTGCATGGCATGGTCCAGTGCGAGTGCGCTCCCGGGTGCGCTCGTGCCGATCGAGCGCTCCGACCAGTCCATGCCGGCACGAAAGCCCATCTCGGCCGCCCGCGTGCGCAGCCCGGAGTCACCGTCGACCCACAGCAGACGCCCCGCCGCGTCACCCACAGCAACAATCAGCCCCGTCTCGCGTGCCTCGTCGAAGAGAAGCTTGCGCACGACGGGCAACACCTGCGATATCGGGTGGGTGCGGCGCAGTTCCGCCAGTTCCTCCGCGTCAAGAGCTGGCCGCTCCAGCACGCGGTTCGGGTCGATCGTGCCGCGCTGGGATCGGAGCCACGATTCAAGGACGACCGGGCGAAGCGCTGGCGATCGCCCGAAGCGCTCTCGGAGCTCGGTCTCAGCTGCTGCACTCTCCGGGCCGGCGACGCCGAGATAGCCGAGGAACCGTTCGTGCGCGAGCTCCAGTTGCCGCCGCCGGTCACGCACGGATTCACCGCGCCCCAGGGCTTGCCATACGCTCGGCACACCGGACCTCCTCCTCGCGGCTCTCAGTTCTCCCGAGCGTACCCGAGCGCGAGCGCGCAGGGGAGAACTGAGCGTGTGAATCCAGTGGATTCGCGGAAGCCGAGGACTGCGTCGTCCGTGAGAACCCCGGAACGGACCGCCTAGTCCCCCGCGTTCCGCACCGGGTTGCGGAGGATCCCGATCCCGTCGATCTCGACTTCGACGCTATCGCCAGCTTCCAGCGGCCCCACACCGGCGGGAGTGCCGGTGAGGATCACATCGCCAGGCAGCAGAGTGAACGCCTGAGACGCGTAGGACACGATACGCGCAAGCGAATGAATGAGCTGTGAAGTGCTCCCGTCCTGGCGCAGTTCTCCATTGACGCGGGTCATGATCCGCGCATCCGCGAAGGCCGGATCCGTCTCGATCACGGGTCCGAGCGGGCAAAAGGTGTCGAACCCTTTACCACGCGTCCACTGGCCGTCTTTGATCTGCAGATCGCGGGCGCTGACGTCGTTCGCGCAGGTGTAGCCGAAGACGTATTTCATCGCGTCTTCCTCTGCCACGTCCTTCGCGACCGCCCCGATGACGAGGGCAAGCTCCCCCTCGTGCTCAACACGCTCAGAGATTGCGGGACGCACGATGGTGTCCCCCGGCCCAATCACGGAGGTATTGGGCTTCAGGAACAGCAGTGGCTCGGCCGGGGTCTCACCCCCGGTGAGGCTCTTCATTTCCTCGATGTGATCGGCGTAATTCTTGCCCACACAAACAACTTTCGAGCGCGGGATCACCGGCGCGAGCAAGCGAACTTCTTCGAGTTTGAAGCGGCGTCCAGTCGTGTCGTATCCGGCGACGATGGGATCGTTCGTCAACTCGACGACGTCGACCCCTTCACCGCTCTCGGCAGCGTCGAGGACGCCAAATGAGATCTCGCCCTCGACCTGGAACCGTGCGACCTTCATCGTGCCACCGCCGCGGTGGGAATCTCGGTGAGCCAGTTGTGCCGATCTTCGCGAGTGCCGAACTGGATACCCGTGAGCTCCTCGCGGAGCGACATGGTCAGGGCTCCCGGTGCGCCCGCTCCGAAGTCGATCGCAAAGCCAGTCGATTTCAGCTGTCCAATTGGGGTGATCACCGCGGCGGTGCCGCACGCGAACGCCTCAGTGATCGAACCGTTCGCGACGCCCTCACGCCACTCTGACACCGTGATATCACGCTGCTCGACGGTGTGTCCACGATCCTCCGCGAGCTGGATCAAACTGCGTCGGGTGATCCCGTCCAGAATGTTCCCGTTCAAGCGCGGAGTCAGCAGAGTGCCATCGGCGCGCACGAGGAATAGGTTCATGCCACCGAGTTCGTCGATCGTGTCGACCGTGGCTGAATCAGTGAACAGCACCTGCTGGCAACCGTTTTCCGCCGCCACCTGCTGGGGA
This window harbors:
- the adhP gene encoding alcohol dehydrogenase AdhP, with amino-acid sequence MTTDTMRAASVPAFGQPLDVATHSVPSPGPGQALVRVLTTGVCHTDLHAVEGDWPVKPNPPFIPGHEGVGVVEAVGEGVTNIAVGDLVGNAWLWSACGNCEYCRTGWETLCERQQNGGYSVDGSFAEYMLVAAEYAAVLPAGSDPVEVAPVLCAGVTVYKGLKQTGVIPGQWVVISGIGGLGHIAVQYAVAMGMRVAAVDIADDKLALATKHGAEVVVNARETDPVAAIQEATGGSHGVLVTAVHPAAFGQAIGMTRRGGTIVFNGLPPGDFPAPIFDIVLKGLTIRGSIVGTRQDMIEALDFYARGLIHPTVAERPLEDVNAVLDEMRAGKIDGRIVLRLTAN
- a CDS encoding aldehyde dehydrogenase family protein — encoded protein: MTVYAAPGQPDSLVTFKSRYEHYIGGDWVPPVSGQYFENVTPVTGKAFCEIARGTSGDIEAALDAAHAAAPAWGSTSPAERAIVLNKIADRMEQNLEMIAVAESWDNGKAVRETLNADIPLAIDHFRYFAGAIRAQEGGLSQINEDMVAYHFHEPLGVVGQIIPWNFPILMATWKLAPALAAGNAVVLKPAEQTPASILVLFELIGDLLPAGVVNIVNGFGAEAGKPLASNPRIRKIAFTGETTTGRLIMQYASENIIPVTLELGGKSPNLFFEDVMAQDDGYLDKAKEGFTMFALNQGEVCTCPSRALIQESIAGDFLDAVVERTERITRGNPLDTDTMMGAQASNDQFEKIKSYLDIGRQEGAQVLTGGDVADLGGEFAGGFYIQPTIFRGDNSMRIFQEEIFGPVVSTTTFTDFDDAIRIANDTLYGLGAGVWSRSGNTAYRAGRAIQAGRVWVNNYHAYPAHAAFGGYKSSGIGRENHLMMLDHYQQTKNLLVSYRESADGFF
- a CDS encoding GAF domain-containing protein; this translates as MPSVWQALGRGESVRDRRRQLELAHERFLGYLGVAGPESAAAETELRERFGRSPALRPVVLESWLRSQRGTIDPNRVLERPALDAEELAELRRTHPISQVLPVVRKLLFDEARETGLIVAVGDAAGRLLWVDGDSGLRTRAAEMGFRAGMDWSERSIGTSAPGSALALDHAMQVLGAEHFNRAAHEWSCTAAPVHDPRTGAIIGVVDVTGGDNAASPHLLPLLQATLAAIEAELQLASLRALLDRPRPVGDAGAGEDAGEGAGEGEGAGAVSDTESCVNRDPSAGPLALDELSRLHIHDQGPSSDSGLDQQREPHRDQIHVPVRASRRRDASGAHAQPDRFVPRLLVLGRDPALLEWADGVASLTGRHAEILLCLAASPQGWAAAALAEQVYGRRSSEQTLRAELVRLRRWLTSEHVPLKLGSRPYRLERPLRVDATDTLDALGSGSNQLVLAAYSGPVLPGSTAPLVESLRADVDATLREAMLEYANPDALYDYAQHWAPNDAHVWETLLQVLPPQSPKRARVVARLEALSASIV
- a CDS encoding fumarylacetoacetate hydrolase family protein, yielding MKVARFQVEGEISFGVLDAAESGEGVDVVELTNDPIVAGYDTTGRRFKLEEVRLLAPVIPRSKVVCVGKNYADHIEEMKSLTGGETPAEPLLFLKPNTSVIGPGDTIVRPAISERVEHEGELALVIGAVAKDVAEEDAMKYVFGYTCANDVSARDLQIKDGQWTRGKGFDTFCPLGPVIETDPAFADARIMTRVNGELRQDGSTSQLIHSLARIVSYASQAFTLLPGDVILTGTPAGVGPLEAGDSVEVEIDGIGILRNPVRNAGD